A part of Bacteroidota bacterium genomic DNA contains:
- a CDS encoding D-2-hydroxyacid dehydrogenase produces MKILISDGIEDVGKKILLDAGFQVDDKKLTPEELLKEIPNYNAIIVRSATKVTKEVIEAGKNLKAIARGGVGLDNIDVAFAKSKGIPVLNTPGASAISVAELAIAHMFALCRFIHVSTTEMRNLKWPKKEYSKGVELTGKTLGIFGIGSIGKEVAKRAIGLGMNVIAYDPFVTTTDLNVKLTTQDEVLKQSDFISLHIPLDKKVGAAITKKEFDMMKTGVVLINCARGGVVSESDLLEALKSGKVAATGIDVFVNEPVTDTQKELLNHPNVSATPHIGASTNEAQERVGEEIATKVVNALK; encoded by the coding sequence ATGAAAATATTAATTTCTGATGGTATAGAAGACGTCGGCAAAAAAATTCTTCTTGATGCCGGGTTTCAAGTTGACGATAAAAAATTAACACCTGAAGAATTATTAAAAGAAATTCCAAACTATAATGCTATTATCGTCAGGTCAGCTACTAAAGTTACAAAAGAAGTTATTGAAGCCGGTAAAAACTTAAAAGCTATTGCCCGCGGCGGTGTAGGTTTAGATAATATCGATGTGGCATTTGCGAAAAGTAAGGGAATACCTGTGCTCAATACTCCCGGTGCCTCAGCAATATCAGTAGCAGAGTTGGCTATTGCGCATATGTTTGCGCTTTGCCGATTTATCCACGTTTCTACAACAGAAATGAGGAATTTGAAGTGGCCCAAAAAAGAATACAGCAAAGGCGTTGAACTTACAGGTAAAACGCTTGGAATATTCGGTATTGGAAGTATCGGTAAAGAAGTAGCCAAACGCGCAATTGGTTTGGGAATGAATGTGATTGCTTACGATCCGTTTGTTACAACAACCGATTTAAATGTGAAGCTAACTACTCAGGATGAAGTTCTGAAACAATCCGATTTTATATCGCTGCACATTCCGCTTGATAAAAAAGTTGGTGCTGCAATAACCAAAAAAGAATTCGATATGATGAAGACCGGAGTAGTATTGATAAACTGCGCACGCGGTGGAGTTGTTTCCGAAAGCGATTTACTCGAAGCTTTAAAGAGTGGAAAAGTTGCAGCAACAGGAATCGATGTATTCGTGAACGAACCTGTAACTGATACGCAAAAGGAACTTCTCAATCATCCCAATGTATCGGCAACACCTCATATCGGTGCATCGACAAACGAAGCTCAAGAACGTGTAGGCGAAGAAATCGCGACAAAAGTAGTAAATGCGTTGAAATAG
- a CDS encoding DUF1015 family protein produces the protein MAILRPFHGWRPLPQYATEVAAKPYDVLNSEEARKEAEGHPLSFLHVGKPEIDLEPSIHLYDTRVYQKAKENLNKFINEGILLKDQEPYFYLYAQTMGTHTQYGIVGCVSIQEYLNDTIKKHELTRKDKEDDRTNHVRVTNAHTGPIFLTYPAHNEVDKIVEHVSASKSVYNFVAADSIRHQFWLITNQNTIAQIKKLFDAIPTLYVADGHHRSASAARMGVELANNNPNHTGDEEYNFFLAVLFPHNQLKILDYNRVVKNLNGRTVDEFLSEIKSNFEIEESPAQAKPRMKGEFGMYINKKWYYLRPLPNLIISGNIIARLDVSILQNHLLHPVLGIDDPRTSKNIDFVGGIRGLGELERRVDSGEMAVTFALFPTSIEELMAIADAGKIMPPKSTWFEPKLRDGLVIHFLS, from the coding sequence ATGGCAATATTACGACCTTTTCACGGCTGGCGCCCTCTGCCGCAATATGCAACCGAGGTAGCAGCAAAACCTTATGATGTTTTAAATTCCGAAGAAGCAAGAAAAGAAGCTGAAGGACATCCTCTTAGTTTTTTACACGTAGGCAAACCCGAAATCGATTTAGAACCTTCGATACATCTCTACGACACCCGTGTTTATCAAAAAGCAAAAGAGAATTTAAACAAATTTATTAACGAAGGAATCTTACTAAAAGATCAGGAACCTTATTTTTACTTGTACGCTCAAACGATGGGAACACACACACAATACGGAATTGTAGGTTGTGTTTCTATTCAAGAATATTTGAACGATACAATAAAGAAACACGAACTGACTCGCAAAGATAAAGAAGACGACCGGACAAATCACGTACGAGTTACAAACGCACACACAGGTCCCATTTTCTTAACATATCCTGCACACAACGAGGTTGATAAAATTGTTGAACACGTATCTGCTTCCAAGTCGGTTTACAATTTTGTTGCGGCAGATAGTATTCGTCATCAATTTTGGCTAATAACAAATCAAAACACAATCGCACAAATAAAAAAACTTTTTGATGCTATTCCTACCCTTTACGTTGCCGATGGCCATCACCGTTCGGCATCGGCTGCAAGAATGGGTGTTGAACTTGCTAACAACAATCCAAACCACACGGGCGATGAAGAATACAATTTTTTTCTTGCAGTCCTCTTCCCTCACAATCAATTAAAAATTTTGGATTATAACCGTGTTGTTAAAAATTTGAACGGCAGAACTGTTGATGAATTTCTGAGTGAAATAAAAAGTAATTTCGAGATTGAAGAATCGCCTGCACAAGCCAAGCCGAGAATGAAGGGCGAATTCGGAATGTATATTAATAAAAAGTGGTATTATTTACGTCCACTTCCCAACTTGATTATAAGTGGCAATATTATTGCAAGACTTGATGTCTCGATTTTGCAAAATCACTTATTGCACCCGGTGCTTGGAATAGATGACCCTAGAACGAGTAAAAATATTGATTTTGTTGGAGGAATCAGAGGTCTGGGCGAGCTTGAACGCCGTGTTGATTCAGGAGAAATGGCTGTTACGTTTGCTCTTTTTCCAACTTCGATTGAAGAACTGATGGCAATTGCAGATGCCGGTAAAATTATGCCGCCGAAATCAACATGGTTCGAACCGAAACTAAGAGACGGACTGGTAATACACTTTTTAAGTTAG